In Kangiella koreensis DSM 16069, the DNA window ATGCCTAATCCCCTTCGTTTTTCAGCTAATTCACTTTCAACCAATAATTGATAGGCCTTGGATACGGTTATCGGGTTCAACTGATACTCCGCTGAAATGTTCCGAACCGAGGGCAAAGCATCACCTTCCTGCAGGCTGCCATCGAGGATCATATTCAAGACCCTGTCGCGCAGTTGCAGGTAAATTGGCTGTGTGTCATCCCAATGTATTTGCATATTTAGCTAC includes these proteins:
- a CDS encoding GntR family transcriptional regulator: MQIHWDDTQPIYLQLRDRVLNMILDGSLQEGDALPSVRNISAEYQLNPITVSKAYQLLVESELAEKRRGLGMFVTEGAKAKLLKQEREQFLTVEWPALLQKIERLQISLDELFKRTKDEESDHE